In Herbinix luporum, a single window of DNA contains:
- a CDS encoding DegV family protein, which yields MKEFIITTDTTCDLPIEYIEEHNIKVLPLYYSFDNTVYGDKINLDIKEFYDKMRSGNMPTTMAVNPDTARNIFLNLANEGYDILHIAFSSPLSGSCSVAETVARDLMEERPGIKIKVIDSLCASLGEGLLVHKAVMMKKAGKSMDEIVSWLEDNKLNLCHIFTVDDLHHLRRGGRISKTTAIIGSLINVKPILHVNNEGRLVPLNNVRGRKKALISLVDLMEKRIEGFENENDIVFISHGDCLEDANYLASMIKQRLGIENFLINYVSPTIGSHSGPGTIALFFMGNSR from the coding sequence ATGAAAGAATTTATTATCACTACAGACACTACTTGTGATCTACCAATTGAATATATAGAAGAACATAATATAAAAGTGCTTCCACTATATTATAGTTTTGATAATACTGTTTATGGTGATAAAATTAATCTTGATATAAAAGAATTTTATGATAAAATGCGCAGTGGAAATATGCCCACAACAATGGCCGTAAACCCCGATACTGCCAGGAATATTTTTTTAAATTTAGCCAATGAAGGGTACGATATATTACATATCGCCTTCTCTTCCCCATTAAGCGGCAGCTGCTCCGTAGCTGAAACTGTTGCCAGGGATCTTATGGAGGAAAGACCGGGTATAAAAATTAAAGTAATTGACTCCCTATGTGCCTCCTTAGGAGAAGGTCTTCTGGTTCATAAGGCTGTTATGATGAAGAAAGCCGGCAAGTCTATGGATGAGATTGTTAGCTGGCTTGAAGATAACAAGCTAAATCTATGTCATATCTTCACAGTCGATGATCTTCACCATCTTCGCCGGGGAGGCAGGATATCAAAGACTACTGCAATTATAGGAAGCTTAATTAATGTCAAACCTATTCTTCATGTAAATAATGAAGGCCGCCTTGTACCTTTAAATAATGTAAGGGGAAGAAAAAAAGCCCTCATTTCCTTAGTAGATCTGATGGAAAAAAGAATTGAAGGCTTTGAAAATGAAAATGATATTGTCTTTATAAGCCATGGTGACTGCTTAGAAGATGCCAATTATCTTGCTTCAATGATTAAGCAGCGCTTAGGTATAGAAAACTTCTTAATTAATTATGTATCCCCCACAATCGGATCCCATTCAGGACCGGGAACCATTGCTCTTTTCTTTATGGGTAATTCCAGATAA